DNA sequence from the Bacillota bacterium genome:
GTTGCGACCCGCCAGCACGTCCTCCAGCACGGGGCGCAGCGCGGGATGCTCACGAGCGCGTTCCGGATCCCACTGGGCGAAAAAGCGGCAGACGGCTTGAGCGCCTGCGTCGTCCACGTCCTGCAAAATTTGCAGGTGCAGCGCGCGGCTGGCGGCGAACGCCTTGCGCGACAGCTCCGGCTTGCCTTTGTTGTCGTCCCCGATGATGTATTTACTGTTGTCGCACAAGAAGCAGGGGATCACGGCCGTGCTCGTGCGCTTTGCGGGCTCCGGGACCTTCATCTCGACGGGAGCCAGGCGCTTGCCCTTCTGCCTGCCGAGCGGGACGACATCCAGCAGTTCTCCGTCAGCCGACAGGTTGAAGGCCCAGGCCACGGGGACGACGGCGAACCCCGGCGGCGGCACGTCGGTGTTCGGTCGCCGGCGCAACGTGTTGTAGTGCCGGTAAAGCGCCTCGATGATCACGGTCGCTCACCTCCTCTAAGGCATAGGTGGCACCTCGATGACGCCGTCGCGCATGACGGCCCGGAAAAACCGCGGCGTCATGCCGTTGGCGAAGTCGATGTCCAGCAGCATCCAGCCCAGATCGCGCTCGCCGCGGTGAACGGACTCAACGGGTTCACCGTCTTCGACGAGCTCGAAATGGGCCGGAAATTCGCGGCAGCCCAGGTACGGGCGGTGGAAGCATTGCCCCTTGCGAGCGCGGCGGAGAAAGATGTTGTAGTGTTTGCTCGGCGTGTCTTCTTCCCCGGCGCGTTCGGTCAGCTCGAAGTGGGCTTCGATGACGTACGCCACATCCCGCAAGAGCAGCGTGGCCCGCTGTTGCCGATCGTGCGTGACGTCTTGCCCAAGAGCGACCGGCTTGCCCTGCATTGCCTCCAGGACGGTCCTGGCGGGAACCTTGCTGCCCACCTCGTTGCGGCGGATGTTTTCGAACCGAATCTCATTCAGAACGTGAATGCGGTCGATCACCCACCGGATAGCCGGCTTCCAGTAGATGGCCTCCAAAATGCCCCGGGCCGCCGACGGCGTGATCACGTCGTAACTGACGCGCTCCGCTTTCATTTCGGGCCGGGTGAAGCAGGCGTAGTCGCCCCAAACTTTGAGCCGAATGCCGTAACCCACGAGTTCACCTCCTCAAATCACGAACGATTCGGGAGTCCACTGGAGGTCGGGCAGCCTGAGCCCAACGTCGTCGTCGTACAGCGACAGGTCCCGCAGCACCGTGTATTGCTCGGCCACCCATTCGACGGCGCCGAGCCGCCGCAGCTCCGCGAGCTCGTGCGGATACACCTGCACCACGAAGCGCTGCAGCCGCCTGGAAAGATGGAGGCTTGGGCCGTGCCTGCGGGCTTCCGCCAGCAGCGCCGCGCATTCTTCGTCTCGCGGAATGACCACAGGATCCAGCGCGCTGTCAATGATGCGAAACGTCTCTCCCACCTCCCGGAACGGAAACGCCAGCTGGGAGGCTCCCTCCTCAAACCGGCCGATGATGTCGTGCTCGTCGAGGTTTTCGAACTCATACAGCAGCCGGAAATAGGCGTCCACCGCCTCCAGGGAGAGCAAGTCGGCGTGAGCCCGTAGCACCATGCCGGTAACCGTCGCGGTGCGCTGAAACCAGCCCTTGGGCAGATGCTTCGGTTCGGGCCGGAATACGAAGACTTGGCCCTCCGCCAGCCTGCCCTCCCGGTTGCATCGCCCCGCTGCCTGGGCAATGGAATCGACGCCGGCAATGGCCCGATATACCACGGGAAAGTCCACGTCTACCCCGGCCTCGACAAGCTGGGTCGACACCACGCGACACGGTTCGCCGCTGGCCAGCGCGGTGCGAATGCGGGCCAGCTTTTCCGACCGGTGCGCCGGGTACATGCGGGCGCTCAAGTGGTAGGCGCCTTCTCCACGCAGCCGCTCGTACAACTGGGCCGCGTGGCTGCGGGTGTTCACGATGCACAACGCCTGGCGGTGACTTGCCACGGCTTGCGCCAAGCGCTCGTCGTCCATATCGCCCAACCACAGCACCCGCACACGCCGGAACGCGGCGTACAGCCGCCGCGGCTCCGGCGCGATTTCCCGCACTGAGACATCTTTCGGCAGGAGCCGGCCAATGCTCGGCTGCGTGGCCGTGCACAAGACGACCGTGGCGCCGTAGTTTTCCACCAGTTCGTGCAGCGCCCACAGGCACGGCTTCAGATACGGAGTCGGGATCATCTGCGCTTCGTCCAAGATGATCACGCTGCGGGCGATGTTGTGCAGCTTGCGGCAGCGTCCCGGCTTGTGGGCGAACAGCGACTCGAAAAACTGCACGTTCGTCGTCACAACGATAGGCGCGTCCCAATTTTCCTGCGCCAGCCGCAGCCGGTAGTCGACCGGCGACTCGTCGTCTTCGGCCGGAAACGAGAAGTTGCTGTGATGCTCCAACACGTTCTCGTGGCCGACGGCGCGGCGAAAGACGGCGGCGTTTTGTTCGATGATGCTCGTAAACGGAATGACGTAAATGACGCGCCGCAAGCCGTGGGCGGCGGCGTGATGCAGCGCGAATGCGAGGGAGGACAGCGTCTTCCCGCCGCCCGTCGGCACCGTGAGGGTGTACAGGTCCGGCGGCTGCGAGGCGGCCCTCCGGCACGCCGCCAAGATTTCCGCTCGCCACCGATTGATGGGTGTCCGCTCCGTGCTGCCGAACACTGCCTGCATGTATGTTTCCAGCCGGTCTCGCAGTTCAGGCAGCGAGGCGCCGGCCTTCCGAACGGCGGCTTGTTCGGGCGTCACGGCGGCTTCCGTGTCGAGAAAATCGGCGTCGACTAAACAAGAAAACAGCATCCGGATGAAAAATTGTAGGCTGAAGCCCGGCGCTAAGGGGTTGGCCTTGACCGGCAGCTTCCCACGAAACGCCGCGGGCAAGAGGGCCCCGACCTCGTTTCGGTAGGCGCTGTAATCCGGAATTAACTTGGCCAGGCGAGCCGCGAGCGAGCCTTCGTCGGCCCGGGAGCCGAAATCGGGAAGGCCGGCATGGTGACCGGCAATGACGTACGCCAGAATGCGGCCAAAAGCATCGCCGTACAAGCGCACCGCTTCCTGGGCCCCGGCCGTTGAGTGGTCCACGGCTACGGGAGCGCCCCGCAGCCGTTGCTGCATCGGGTCGGAATACTTGCCGACGTCGTGCAGCAAACCGCCCGCACGGCCCAGTTCCGCGGCCCCGAACGCGGCGGCGAACTGCGCGGCCAGCCGGCCGGTGGCTTCCAGATGGTCTTTCAGCAAGTGCCAGCGTGAGGGATCCAGGCCAGGGACCGAGTGCGCGTAATATGTCGTCACGCAAGGCCCTCCAGAAAGGTCAAGACGCTGCCCGGCGGCGGGATGCCGCGCCTGCCTTTCGCGCCCTCGAGAAAAACGACGAACGACCGCTGTTCGAGATGGTCTTTGCTACTTAATCTCAGAATCCTTCCCCAAACGGGAACGTTTTTCGACAAGACGGCGCCGACGGCCGCAGGCGCCTGGGCGAGACGGACTCCGTTCCGAGCATTTCCGATTCCCCATCCGACCGTCTGTCGGGTAAGCTAGAAGCGGGTTTCAACTTGATGGCGGAGGCGACGCGCATGGCGCAGCAAAAGGCGGCTCGCGGTTCGGCGGCCGGCGGCCGGCCCTCACTGCTCGAGCTTGTCAAAGTCTACGGCGGCATCACCGTCAGCGTTCTCATCTTTACTTTGGGCATGAACCTTTTCCTCACGCCCAACCGTATCGCGGCGGGCGGCGTCAGCGGCTTGGCCGTCGTCGTCTACCACCTGACCGGCTTTCCGGTCGGCGTCACGATGCTGCTCCTGAACATCCCGCTCTTCGTGTTCGGCAGCCGCGTACTCGGCGCGTCCTTTGGCACTCGCAGCGTGTTCGCTTTCGTGCTGCTGTCGGTAGCCATCGACCTAACGGCGCCCTTCTTGCCGCCGCTGACCAACGACGCGCTGCTCGCGTCCATCTACGGCGGCGTCCTGATGGGCATAGGCTCGGGGTTTACGTATCGCCTTGGCGGCTCAACGGGCGGCACGGCCATTGCGGCGCGCCTGATGAGCCACTACTTCCGCATCAGCGTCGGCCGGGCGTTGCTGCTGGCCGACGGCTCGGTCATCCTGCTGGCCGGATTCGCGTTCGGCCCCGAGCTGGCGCTGTACGGCCTTCTGGCCGCGTACGTGTGCATGTGGATTATCGACTTGATTGAAGAAGGCAAGCCGTACGCCAAGGCGGCGCTCATCATCACCGACAAAGCCGACGAAATCGCGTCGGCCATCATGACGGAGCTGGAGCGGGGCGTGACGTCGCTGCCGGCACAGGGCATGTACACGAAGAAGCAACGTAACGTCCTGTTCGTCACCGTTTACCAGGAGCAAATCCACGCGCTCAAGCAGCTCATTCACCGGGTCGATCCCGCCGCCTTCGTCGTCATCACCGACGTGCATGAGGCGTTGGGCGAAGGCTTCCGGCGGCTGGCGTAAGCCGCCGTTCTTTTTTCCGCTATCTTTCTGTCAATTTCCCTTTTTATAGCAATAGCCATTTATAGGTTTTCCAAGACAATATTCCATTCCTATTGGCAGGAGAAGCCCGCCCTGAGTTGTAATAGTGCAAATACCGCCTTCAAGTCTTCGTTTTGGAACTTCGCGAATCGGGAGGAGGAACGCAGCCAATGCAGCAGCACGGACGGCTGCGGAGGCGGGCAAGGCGGCGGTCGCCGGCGCGACGGCCGGGGCCATCGGCAAGTTCTTCCGCTAAACGCTCACTCCGGCATCCGAGCGGGCCGGTACGGCTACCGGCCCGCTAGCGCATCTTGCGGCACGGGGCGCGGAGAGCCCGTTCGAGTGAGAAAACCGGAGGGGTAAGAGGTGGATTGGACTCGATATCTCGTCAGCGGACTCATCTTCGCGGTCGTCTTTGCAGCCGTGGGCTTCCTGGTGTTTTCTGCACCCTTGGACAAGGTCGTTGTCTCTTCCGTCGTCGCATCGGTCTTGTGGGTCGTTCTCGCCCACTTCGCCGGCGTGTTGCGGCGGGGGAAGGAAAAGTAAAGCGGGCCCCACAGGGGCCCGCCCGGATAAGCGAGCGACGCGCCGTGCTACTCTCGCGCCGCGGTTTCTTACCGCGCCGCTCGTGCAGCTTCCAGCGCCTTTTCGTAGTTCGGGTGGTTCGTCACTTCCGGCACGTACTCGGCGTAGACGATTTTGTTGCCCGCGTCGACGACGAAGACAGCCCGCGCCAGCAGGCGCATCTCTTCGATGAGCACGCCGTAGTTCTGGCCGAACGACGCGTGCCGGTGATCCGACAATGTCTTCACGCGCTCGGCGCCAGCCGCGCCGCACCACCGCCGCTGCGCAAACGGCAAATCCATGCTGATGACGTAGACGCTGACGCCGTCCAAGCCGGCCGCTTCCTGCTCGAACCGGCGCGCCTCCGCGTCGCAGACGCCCGTGTCCAGCGACGGTACCGAGGCGAAAATGCGCACGCCCGCGGTGTCCTTCAGCGTCACCGGGTTAAAGTCGGTGTCGACGACCAAAAAATCAGGCGCGTCCTGTCCGACCTCCACCGGCTGCCCGACGAGTGTGATGGGTTTGCCGCGCATCGTAACCTGCATGCAACGCCCCCCCTTGTCCTGCGGTCTGAAACCGTCCGCATGCAAAGTCTTTCCGCGGCGGCGGAGGGGAATCCTCCCTGAACGCCGGGCGCCGGCCGCTCCGCCAGCGCGCCTTTCCTCAGACCAGCTGGTGCTTCATGGCTTCCAAGACTGACTGCTTGCCCATATTCGCCATGCACGCTCACGAGCACCTGCGCCGCCTGGATCAACCGCAGCGCCCCGGCGGGCTGCTGGCAGCGCAGCGAGTCGGCCTGCCGGAAAAGGCGGCAAAACTCGTCGACGTCGCACCATACGGGCGCGTCCTTGTTGTTCGCGCTGCGTTCGCCGACTGCCTGGTGGCCAACCCGCCCAACCTGTTCACCAACAACGAGGACTCCGGGCGCTATGTGAGCATCGTGGCGGCCGCGCCCACCTTCTTTGACACCAGGCTCAAGGTCTACGCCGACTCGGGGGCGGCTCTGTACGCCGGGCTCTACAGCGCTTTGCCGACGCACTACGCTACCACCAACGTGCAGGTCCCGGGCACCTTGGGGCTGCGGTACTCGTTTACGCTGAGCAAGCTGGACGCCCTCAACGGGGCGGGCTTTGTCACGTTCCGCAACCGCCGGGGCCGTGGCCTGGTGGTGACCGACGATCCGACGGCCGCCCAGCGGGACAGCGACTACCGCTACCTGGCCGTTGTGCGCATCGTGAACGAGGTCATCGACCTTGTCCGCCGGGTGGGTGCCCCGTACACCGGCAAGCCCGTGGGCGGCGAGCGGCGCAACGCCCTGATCACCGACATCCAGGTGGCGCTGGAGTCGCTGCAGCGGCAGGGCAAGCTCGTGGACTTCAACTTCGCCGTCCGGGCTGACATCAAAGGCTACCTCAAGGGCGAGCTTGACGTGGAGCTGGACCTGGTGCCGGCCTTCATCCTGCGTCGCATGCGCATCACGGTGTCGCTGCGCCCGACGGCGTAAGACCAGCTGGCGAAAGGGAGGGTATAGCCCATGTTCTCTGCGTTCCCCGGCAAGGAGGACATGTTCAAGTTCTCTAGCTTCTCGGGCACCGATATGGTGTGCACCATCGGCGAGGTGGTGTTCGGCGAGCTCCAGCAGATCGCTTTCTCCATCGAGCGAGAAATCGCTCCGATCTACACCATGGGCTCTCCGAACCTGCGGGCGTACAGCCGTGGCAAGCGTGGCATCACCGGTACCCTGATCTTCCAGATGTTCGACCGGGACAGCCTCCTGCAGGCCCTCATGATGGCCATGAAGAAGGAGGGCGTCGACATCCACACGGCGGCCGCCAACCTGCTGCTGAGCGGCAATGCGTCGAACATCTTCGACTGGAACGTGGCGATGCAGAACCGCCTGGCCCAGGCCCTGGAGGACGGCCAGCTGGACGTCGACGAGCTGTTCCTGGGAATCATGAAGGAGCACGCTCTCCGCTACCTGGACCAGGTGCCGCCCTTCGACATCACCATCACGGGCAAAAACGAGCTCGGCTTGACCACTTCCCTGCGGATCCTCGGCGTGCAGATCATGACCGAGGCCTCGGGGATCTCGGTGGACGACATCACCCTGGAGAAGGCCGTGTCGTTCATCGCCCGGGAAGTCATCCCGTGGGGCTACGACAAGATCCAGGCGGCGGTGCAGAGCGGCGTCTACCAGGGCGTCGAAAAGCCCAACGCCGATCCGGCCCGCTACGCTGTTCGGGGCGCCATCGGCGCCGGGATCTAGCCGAAAACGGGCTCAGCGGCTGTCGATCCAGCGTCCATCCAAGGAGGGGGATCTTCCCCCTCCTTGGTGTTCTGGGAGGGAATCTTCTTGCTCTCCGCCGGCTTTCAACACCACTTCTCCACCTTCTCCGGCCACGACATGATCGCTTCCTTCAGCGTTCCCGGCGACAACAAAGACCCCAGGATCTTCGGCGAGCTGTTGACCTTGAGCTATTCCATCCACCGCCAGGTGGTCCCCATTCGCCCCGTGGGCCACATCAACCCCAAAGGCTACGTGCGGGGTCCTCGCACCATCGCCGGCACGCTGGTCTTCCAAGCCCTCGAGCGCCACATCGTCTGGGAGTTCCAGGAGAGGCTTCGCCAGATCTACGAAGACCTTCTTCGCCAGGGCCGCCTCTACGAAGCCTCCAAGATCCCCCGGTCGTTCCTGATGGATGAGATCCCACCCTTCTATAGTGGGTGAAGTTTTCGCCGTCAAAGCTGTACAAGAGCACCTGGTTGCGAACAGGTACAGCAAGCTTGTCTCCTTGTTCGTTAAAGGATATGACAACGTTCGACAATCCAGCACGGATCATCCCCCGGTTTACCAGAGTGACTTCCCTACCTGTGGTCATATCCACGGCGATAACATCACGTTCATGAAGGACATACGGAGGAATCTCCTCACGTCGGCCACCCGAGTGTGTCTGAATCGTGATGACCCATCGACCATCTGAGCTTGTGTCCATCACAACCCGGCCATCCCACGGCATCTTCTCCGCCCTACCCACATTAAGGTCTATCCGCCACGTCTCCCAGTAGGGCTCCTTTTTGAACGTTGGATCGACCATTACGTCGTAATAGAGATACCTGCCGTCACGTGACCATACGTGGCCAAGCGTCGGAAAACCCCAGTAAATCGTCGACTGGTCGATCCTTTCAGGCGCACGGCCAGAACTATCACTGACCCACATGAGGAGCTCTCTCGGGCCAATAAAGAGCCCTTGAGATCCCGGTCCCCCATTTTTCATATAGCCGTTCATCGACGACTTCATAAGCCATGAGCTTTCCGTCAGGCGATAGTCTAGCGTACGCTCCCGGCGCAATGAACCATACATCGGTCAAGCACTGGCAAGCCGCCATGTTCCGCCAGTCCCGGACGAACACCGTGCCGTAGGTAGCTCCCGCCGGCAGGCTCGTTGCAAGGATAAGAACCGCTGCGACAGCTGTCACAAGCTTTCTCACAAATCTTCCCACTTGTGAAAAGCTTGCCAGCATTCTTGTACCACGGGGCCGAACAGACCGTCAAGGTGCGACGGATCCACGCCTTTGTGCTACCATAGAACCGAACCCGCCTGCAGGAGATCCCCTATGGCCGCCTTCAACTTCATCGAGACCCCTCTTCGGGACTACCAGTTCTTCCCAACCGAATACTTCTCCGGCTCCGATGTGGCCATCTACTTCGGCGACCTGTTGATCGACGAGATCCTCTCCCTGGAGGTCAGCCTGGTCGAAGCGGTCCAGCCTGTTTTCAGCTTTCAGAGCTACACCTACTCGAAGGTGATGCGTGGGCAGCGCCAGGTCA
Encoded proteins:
- the cas5c gene encoding type I-C CRISPR-associated protein Cas5 yields the protein MGYGIRLKVWGDYACFTRPEMKAERVSYDVITPSAARGILEAIYWKPAIRWVIDRIHVLNEIRFENIRRNEVGSKVPARTVLEAMQGKPVALGQDVTHDRQQRATLLLRDVAYVIEAHFELTERAGEEDTPSKHYNIFLRRARKGQCFHRPYLGCREFPAHFELVEDGEPVESVHRGERDLGWMLLDIDFANGMTPRFFRAVMRDGVIEVPPMP
- a CDS encoding CRISPR-associated helicase/endonuclease Cas3, with translation MTTYYAHSVPGLDPSRWHLLKDHLEATGRLAAQFAAAFGAAELGRAGGLLHDVGKYSDPMQQRLRGAPVAVDHSTAGAQEAVRLYGDAFGRILAYVIAGHHAGLPDFGSRADEGSLAARLAKLIPDYSAYRNEVGALLPAAFRGKLPVKANPLAPGFSLQFFIRMLFSCLVDADFLDTEAAVTPEQAAVRKAGASLPELRDRLETYMQAVFGSTERTPINRWRAEILAACRRAASQPPDLYTLTVPTGGGKTLSSLAFALHHAAAHGLRRVIYVIPFTSIIEQNAAVFRRAVGHENVLEHHSNFSFPAEDDESPVDYRLRLAQENWDAPIVVTTNVQFFESLFAHKPGRCRKLHNIARSVIILDEAQMIPTPYLKPCLWALHELVENYGATVVLCTATQPSIGRLLPKDVSVREIAPEPRRLYAAFRRVRVLWLGDMDDERLAQAVASHRQALCIVNTRSHAAQLYERLRGEGAYHLSARMYPAHRSEKLARIRTALASGEPCRVVSTQLVEAGVDVDFPVVYRAIAGVDSIAQAAGRCNREGRLAEGQVFVFRPEPKHLPKGWFQRTATVTGMVLRAHADLLSLEAVDAYFRLLYEFENLDEHDIIGRFEEGASQLAFPFREVGETFRIIDSALDPVVIPRDEECAALLAEARRHGPSLHLSRRLQRFVVQVYPHELAELRRLGAVEWVAEQYTVLRDLSLYDDDVGLRLPDLQWTPESFVI
- a CDS encoding thiol peroxidase — protein: MQVTMRGKPITLVGQPVEVGQDAPDFLVVDTDFNPVTLKDTAGVRIFASVPSLDTGVCDAEARRFEQEAAGLDGVSVYVISMDLPFAQRRWCGAAGAERVKTLSDHRHASFGQNYGVLIEEMRLLARAVFVVDAGNKIVYAEYVPEVTNHPNYEKALEAARAAR